The genome window TCGGACTGTTGGGCGCACGAACCAGTCATGCGGAAGTAGATAATATCGAAGACTTCTTCGAGCAGACCGTCATACAAGGTCATCTGCGCACTTACTTTTTCACCCGCGACTACCTTAATCCGACTCCGTACCGGATAGACCAGCAAGCGGTATCGGCAGGCGGCTACCTGGGAATACTTACTCCGTCAGTCTACGGATTCCAAAGCGGCCTTACCCTGTATGGAGCCAACAGTCTCGGCCTGAATCCCGTCAACCCCGATCAGGTCGACACCACCCTGCCGGGCAATACGCTTTATGCGCTGGGCGAAGCGTTTCTGCGCTATAAAGACGGTATTATCACCCTGCAAGGCCCGGAGCAGGTCATCGATACGCCCTGGGTGGGACCTGCGGACGGACGCATGCTGCAATCGACCTTTCGCGGGTTTTACGGCACGCTGACGCCGCTCGAGCATGTCACCCTGGCGGGATTCCGACTGACCGATTTCAAAGGGCGCGACGAGGGCGTTTTTACACCCAGCAACCTATACTATCCGGGCTACGCCGGCGGCAGCCCGGTACAAGGACTGCAGAACCATGCAACTTCAGGCGCGCAAGGCGTCTCGCTGCAATATGGAATGGATAAAAAGGACAATCCGATCAGAGCCCAGTTCTGGTGGAACCATTTTTTCAATTTTTCCAATCTGCTATGGCTGGACGGCCGCTACACCTGTAAAACCGGCGACGGCCTGAACCCTTTCATCGGCTTTCAATTCGCGAACCAGTCCGGCGACGGCGAAAACTATCTGCAACTTTACGGCAACCAGGGCAAAGCCGGAAATGTGCAGGCCTATGGCGTAATCGCCGGTTGGGATATGCTGCCATGGCTGAGCTTGCAAGCCGCCTATAACGCAGTAGGCGCGCAAACAGGCGCATTCGCGAATGGCGATCTGCTGTCGCCGTACTCCACCGGTTACGCAACAGATCCCCTTTACACTACCTCCATGATCGGCGGCATGATCGAAAAACAGGCGCCGGGCCAGGCATACAAAGTGAGCGCGACGGCATGGCTTTACGATAGAC of Candidatus Methylospira mobilis contains these proteins:
- a CDS encoding OprD family porin, with amino-acid sequence MRMPLIKNSLLPHIVFLLIGLLGARTSHAEVDNIEDFFEQTVIQGHLRTYFFTRDYLNPTPYRIDQQAVSAGGYLGILTPSVYGFQSGLTLYGANSLGLNPVNPDQVDTTLPGNTLYALGEAFLRYKDGIITLQGPEQVIDTPWVGPADGRMLQSTFRGFYGTLTPLEHVTLAGFRLTDFKGRDEGVFTPSNLYYPGYAGGSPVQGLQNHATSGAQGVSLQYGMDKKDNPIRAQFWWNHFFNFSNLLWLDGRYTCKTGDGLNPFIGFQFANQSGDGENYLQLYGNQGKAGNVQAYGVIAGWDMLPWLSLQAAYNAVGAQTGAFANGDLLSPYSTGYATDPLYTTSMIGGMIEKQAPGQAYKVSATAWLYDRQLKALASFAEYYVSPYTRNQSEFDLDITYTFPKGHTLNGLSIRDRLGLLSGNPDYSQFYYNRVMIEYVF